One region of Mycobacterium riyadhense genomic DNA includes:
- a CDS encoding DegV family protein yields the protein MADVAVVTDSTGYLPATLVDSLGITVVSLYYDVGAGPLREAEFDGDFARFYAELDASKSVATTSPPTVEDFVAVFEPLLQQHRTVVSVLISSGISKTCAIARDAAARLESNGRGGERVVVIDSAGTAGHLSIQALAAARAAAAGEDASEVIARTRQARQETRAWFLVDTLEYLRRGGRIGSAAAWIGSTLDLKPILMVESEFKAVERVRTRKRAIERLVELMRQRRAVGADRWFVQHACAHEDAQRLAERLVEVLGREPEFISEVGPVVATHTGPGMLGVAGLPGTALR from the coding sequence ATGGCTGATGTCGCGGTGGTGACCGACAGTACCGGCTACCTTCCGGCCACGCTCGTTGACAGCCTCGGCATCACGGTGGTGTCGCTGTATTACGACGTTGGTGCCGGCCCGCTGCGCGAGGCCGAGTTCGATGGTGATTTCGCGCGCTTCTATGCGGAGCTGGACGCGTCGAAGAGCGTCGCGACCACGTCTCCCCCCACCGTCGAGGATTTTGTCGCGGTGTTTGAACCGCTGCTGCAGCAGCACCGGACCGTCGTCTCGGTCCTCATCTCCTCGGGGATTTCCAAGACCTGCGCTATAGCTCGGGATGCCGCCGCAAGGCTGGAGTCTAACGGCCGCGGTGGTGAGCGGGTGGTGGTGATTGACTCCGCCGGCACGGCCGGCCACCTGAGTATTCAGGCCCTCGCGGCGGCGCGGGCAGCGGCCGCTGGGGAAGACGCCTCAGAGGTGATCGCACGAACGCGCCAGGCGCGCCAGGAGACCCGAGCGTGGTTCCTTGTCGACACTCTTGAGTATCTGAGGCGCGGCGGCCGGATCGGCAGCGCGGCCGCATGGATTGGATCTACGCTCGACCTCAAGCCGATCTTGATGGTCGAATCGGAGTTCAAGGCCGTGGAGCGCGTGCGGACGCGCAAGCGCGCTATCGAGCGGTTGGTCGAGCTGATGCGCCAGCGCCGCGCGGTGGGTGCCGATCGATGGTTCGTCCAACACGCATGTGCGCACGAGGACGCACAGCGGCTGGCCGAGCGTCTCGTGGAAGTGTTGGGCAGGGAGCCTGAGTTCATCTCTGAAGTCGGGCCGGTAGTCGCGACGCACACCGGTCCGGGGATGTTAGGGGTCGCAGGTCTTCCCGGGACA
- the nucS gene encoding endonuclease NucS, whose protein sequence is MRLVIARCTVDYVGRLTAHLPSARRLLLFKADGSVSVHADDRAYKPLNWMSPPCWLTEELSGVAPVWVVANKSGEQLRITVEEIEHDSSHELGVDPGLVKDGVETHLQALLAEHVQLLGEGYTLVRREYMTAIGPVDLLCRDERGGSVAVEIKRRGEIDGVEQLTRYLELLNRDSVLAPVKGVFAAQQIKPQARTLAIDRGIRCVTLDYDQMRGMDSGEYRLF, encoded by the coding sequence GTGCGTCTAGTCATCGCCCGGTGCACCGTGGACTACGTTGGCCGGCTCACCGCGCATCTGCCCTCGGCGCGCAGGCTGCTGCTGTTCAAGGCCGACGGATCGGTCAGCGTGCACGCCGACGACCGCGCCTATAAGCCGTTGAATTGGATGAGCCCGCCCTGCTGGTTGACCGAAGAGCTCAGCGGTGTGGCGCCGGTGTGGGTCGTTGCGAACAAGTCCGGCGAACAGCTGCGTATCACCGTCGAGGAGATCGAGCATGACTCCAGCCACGAGCTGGGCGTGGACCCCGGTCTGGTCAAGGATGGTGTGGAGACACACCTACAGGCGTTGCTTGCCGAGCATGTTCAGCTGCTGGGCGAGGGGTACACGTTGGTCCGTCGCGAGTACATGACCGCGATCGGACCTGTCGACCTGTTGTGCCGCGATGAACGGGGTGGCTCGGTCGCGGTGGAAATCAAGCGGCGCGGCGAGATTGATGGCGTGGAGCAGCTCACGCGCTATCTCGAATTGCTCAACCGCGACAGTGTCCTGGCGCCGGTCAAAGGGGTGTTCGCCGCTCAGCAGATCAAGCCACAGGCGCGCACGTTGGCCATCGATCGCGGTATCCGTTGTGTGACACTGGATTACGACCAGATGAGGGGTATGGACAGCGGCGAGTACCGGCTGTTCTGA
- a CDS encoding adenylate/guanylate cyclase domain-containing protein produces the protein MSPLKASNKSIAQRLGRALEMVTRQSGRLTATPEYGSWLLGRVSDSRSHRWRRMKLIVYSYTLLSNVTGIAVAVLVLSFAFPAPSIYTDAPRWVTVGVAPAYATFALALGTYWITTRIVTGSTRWAIEERRPSTADERNTLLAPFRVAVIHVVLWDFGAVLLATLYGLANRLFIPIILFTVSICGVLVATNSYLFTEFALRPVAAQALEAGRTPRRFVSGIMGRTMTVWTLGSGAPLAGIALTALFALLVHDLTETQLGVAILILATATLIFGFLVMWIVSWLTATPVRVVRAALKRVEQGDLHTDVVVFDGSELGELQRGFNAMVNGLRERERIRDLFGRHVGRDVAAAAERERPKLGGEERHVAVVFIDIIGSTQLVRSRPPGEVVHLLNRFFTIVVEEVDRHSGLVNKFEGDASLAIFGAPNRLDCPEDEALAAARAMAQRLATQMPECQAGIGVAAGQVVAGNVGAHERFEYTVIGEPVNEAARLCELAKSHPDKLLASAATLDRASENERAQWSLGETVTLRGHDESTQLAHPS, from the coding sequence ATGTCGCCGCTGAAGGCCTCCAATAAAAGCATTGCGCAGCGCCTGGGCCGGGCGCTCGAGATGGTGACCCGGCAGAGCGGCCGGCTCACCGCGACCCCCGAGTATGGCTCCTGGTTACTCGGACGGGTCTCGGACAGCCGATCTCACCGGTGGCGGCGCATGAAGCTCATCGTGTACAGCTATACCCTGCTATCGAACGTCACCGGGATCGCCGTCGCGGTACTTGTACTGAGCTTCGCCTTTCCGGCACCAAGCATCTACACCGACGCACCGCGGTGGGTTACCGTCGGAGTCGCGCCGGCCTACGCCACGTTCGCGCTGGCCCTGGGGACCTACTGGATCACCACACGAATCGTCACGGGATCTACCCGGTGGGCGATCGAGGAGCGAAGGCCCAGCACAGCCGATGAGCGCAACACCTTGCTTGCCCCGTTTCGGGTGGCTGTCATCCATGTTGTCTTGTGGGATTTCGGGGCGGTGCTGCTGGCAACGCTGTATGGCCTGGCCAACCGCTTATTCATCCCGATCATATTGTTCACGGTGTCCATCTGCGGTGTCTTGGTAGCCACGAATAGCTACTTGTTCACCGAATTCGCCCTGCGACCAGTGGCGGCTCAAGCGCTCGAGGCGGGACGAACACCACGGCGGTTCGTGTCGGGCATCATGGGCCGAACAATGACGGTGTGGACGCTAGGTTCGGGCGCACCCCTGGCCGGCATCGCCCTCACGGCGCTGTTCGCGCTGTTGGTGCACGATCTAACCGAGACCCAGTTGGGGGTCGCGATCCTTATCCTGGCGACGGCAACATTGATCTTCGGGTTCCTTGTGATGTGGATCGTGTCGTGGTTGACCGCGACACCGGTTCGGGTCGTGCGCGCGGCGCTCAAACGCGTCGAGCAGGGTGATCTGCACACTGACGTCGTGGTATTCGATGGGAGCGAACTCGGCGAGCTGCAACGCGGTTTCAACGCGATGGTGAACGGCCTACGGGAACGCGAACGGATACGCGATCTTTTCGGCCGCCACGTCGGGCGTGATGTGGCCGCGGCCGCCGAACGGGAGCGACCAAAACTGGGTGGCGAAGAACGCCACGTCGCCGTCGTCTTCATCGACATCATCGGCTCCACCCAATTGGTCCGCAGCCGGCCGCCAGGCGAAGTCGTCCACCTGCTTAACCGGTTCTTCACAATCGTGGTCGAGGAGGTCGACCGCCACAGTGGGTTAGTCAACAAGTTCGAAGGCGACGCGTCGCTGGCGATCTTCGGGGCCCCGAATCGGCTTGATTGTCCCGAGGATGAGGCGCTGGCCGCCGCACGGGCCATGGCGCAGCGACTGGCAACCCAAATGCCCGAGTGTCAGGCCGGCATCGGTGTGGCGGCGGGCCAGGTCGTCGCCGGCAATGTCGGCGCGCACGAACGATTCGAATACACCGTGATCGGCGAGCCCGTCAACGAGGCCGCCCGGCTGTGCGAACTGGCGAAGTCACACCCCGACAAATTGCTGGCCTCCGCGGCGACGCTGGACCGCGCCAGCGAAAATGAACGCGCCCAGTGGTCTTTGGGTGAGACGGTGACGCTTCGGGGGCACGACGAATCCACCCAGCTAGCTCACCCGTCCTGA
- a CDS encoding adenylate/guanylate cyclase domain-containing protein, translating into MSPKKAAKKSTAQRLGRVLERVTRQSGRPDTPAYGSWLLGRVSESPNRRRVRIQIILTVMIVSTNLVGTGVVLLLVTVAIPAPSVLDDKLLWITFGVAPAYIVLALAVGAFWITRQTVLALRWAIEERTPTREDERNTFLAPWRVAIVDLALWEVGAVLLTILYGMADHAFIPRFLFGVSFCGVLVATGCYLLTEFALRPVAAQALEAGPPPRRLAPGIMGRTLTVWLLGSAVPVIGIGLVAFFELLLRNLTQTEFAVAVLILCVATVIFGFILMWIMSWLTATPVRVVRAALKRVEQGDLRGNLVVFDGTELGELQRGFNAMVAGLRERERVRDLFGRHVGREVALAAERERPKLGGEERHVAVVFVDIIGSTELVTSQHPTEIVKLLNRFFAIIVEEVDRNRGLVNKFAGDASLAIFGAPNLLDNPEDNALAAARAIADRLVNEMPECQAGIGVAAGQVVAGNVGAKERFEYTVIGEPVNEAARLCELAKSRPGKLLASSQALEGASEDERARWSLGRHVKLRGHDQPTRLAKPIEPAKPAK; encoded by the coding sequence ATGTCGCCGAAGAAGGCTGCCAAGAAAAGCACTGCACAGCGCTTGGGCCGGGTGCTCGAGCGGGTTACTCGGCAAAGCGGGCGACCCGATACCCCAGCGTACGGCTCCTGGCTGCTCGGGCGAGTTTCGGAAAGCCCAAACCGCCGGCGCGTACGCATCCAGATCATCCTCACCGTGATGATCGTCAGCACCAACCTGGTCGGAACCGGCGTCGTATTGCTGCTGGTAACGGTGGCCATCCCGGCTCCCAGCGTGCTCGACGACAAGCTGTTGTGGATTACTTTCGGGGTCGCACCGGCATATATCGTGCTCGCGCTGGCAGTGGGCGCATTTTGGATCACCCGGCAGACCGTCCTCGCGCTGCGGTGGGCCATCGAGGAACGCACCCCGACCCGCGAGGACGAGCGCAACACCTTTCTCGCCCCATGGCGAGTCGCGATCGTCGACCTCGCCCTCTGGGAAGTCGGCGCGGTGCTGTTGACGATCCTGTATGGGATGGCCGACCACGCGTTCATCCCGCGGTTTCTGTTCGGGGTGAGCTTTTGCGGCGTCCTCGTCGCAACCGGCTGCTACCTGCTGACCGAGTTCGCGCTGCGCCCGGTGGCCGCTCAGGCACTCGAGGCGGGACCGCCGCCGCGGCGGCTCGCGCCGGGCATCATGGGCCGAACCCTGACGGTGTGGCTGCTCGGTTCCGCGGTGCCCGTCATCGGCATTGGGCTGGTGGCGTTCTTCGAGCTCTTGTTGCGGAACCTGACCCAGACCGAGTTCGCGGTCGCGGTGCTGATTCTCTGCGTGGCGACGGTGATCTTCGGATTCATCTTGATGTGGATCATGTCCTGGCTCACGGCGACACCGGTGCGGGTGGTACGTGCCGCGCTCAAACGCGTGGAGCAGGGCGACCTGCGCGGCAACCTGGTTGTCTTCGACGGGACCGAACTCGGTGAGCTGCAGCGGGGTTTCAACGCGATGGTCGCCGGCCTGCGGGAGCGCGAACGGGTACGCGACCTGTTCGGCCGGCACGTCGGGCGCGAAGTAGCCCTAGCCGCCGAACGCGAGCGACCCAAGCTAGGCGGTGAGGAACGGCACGTCGCGGTGGTGTTCGTCGACATCATCGGCTCCACCGAGCTGGTAACCAGCCAACACCCGACCGAAATCGTCAAGTTGCTCAATCGTTTCTTCGCGATCATCGTCGAGGAGGTTGACCGCAACCGCGGACTGGTCAACAAATTCGCGGGCGATGCATCGCTGGCCATCTTCGGCGCGCCCAATCTCCTCGACAACCCAGAAGACAATGCGCTGGCCGCGGCCCGCGCGATCGCCGACCGATTGGTCAACGAGATGCCTGAGTGCCAAGCCGGTATCGGTGTCGCGGCCGGGCAGGTCGTCGCCGGCAACGTCGGCGCCAAGGAACGGTTCGAATACACCGTCATCGGCGAGCCGGTCAACGAGGCCGCACGGCTGTGCGAGCTGGCGAAATCGCGCCCCGGCAAATTGTTGGCTTCTTCGCAGGCCCTGGAAGGCGCGAGCGAGGACGAACGCGCCCGGTGGTCCTTGGGTAGGCACGTCAAGCTTCGCGGGCACGACCAACCCACTCGGTTGGCGAAGCCGATCGAGCCGGCCAAGCCCGCGAAGTAA
- a CDS encoding DNA-3-methyladenine glycosylase 2 family protein, with amino-acid sequence MHEDFERCYRAVQAKDARFDGWFVIAVLTTRIYCRPSCPVRPPFARNVRFLPTAAAAQREGFRACKRCRPDASPGSPEWNVRGDAVARAMRLIADGTVDREGVTGLAAHLGYTTRQLERLLQAEVGAGPLALARAQRMQSARVLIETTDLPFGDVAFAAGFSSIRQFNETVRLVCDSTPTALRKRAAARFGSAATSAGTVSLRLPVRTPFAYEGVFGHLAAGVVPGCEEVRDGAYRRTLRLSCGNGVVSLTPAPDHVRCVLTLDDFRDLAAATARCRRLLDLDADPEAVVEALGADPELGAVVSKAPGQRIPRTVDEAELAIRAVLGQQVSTKAARTHAGRLVAAYGDPVQDGAGALTHTFPSVEQLAEIDPAHLAVPKARQRTLSALVAGLADGSVILDAGCDWTRARRQLLSLPGVGPWTAEVVAMRGFGDPDAFPASDLGVQLAAQQLGLPKQQRALTEHSIRWRPWRSYATQHLWTTLDHPVNLWPPQEVVA; translated from the coding sequence GTGCATGAAGATTTCGAACGCTGCTATCGAGCCGTCCAGGCCAAGGACGCCCGGTTCGACGGCTGGTTCGTCATTGCGGTGCTGACCACCCGGATCTACTGCCGGCCCAGTTGCCCGGTGCGGCCACCGTTCGCCCGCAACGTACGGTTCCTGCCGACCGCAGCGGCCGCACAGCGCGAAGGCTTCCGGGCCTGTAAACGATGCCGTCCCGACGCTTCTCCGGGCTCCCCGGAATGGAACGTGCGTGGTGACGCCGTTGCGCGCGCAATGCGGCTGATCGCCGACGGCACGGTGGACCGTGAGGGTGTCACTGGCCTTGCCGCCCACCTCGGATACACCACGCGCCAGCTGGAGCGACTGTTGCAGGCCGAGGTTGGCGCTGGTCCGCTCGCGCTTGCCCGCGCGCAACGGATGCAGTCCGCCCGCGTGCTGATCGAAACAACAGACCTGCCGTTCGGCGATGTCGCCTTCGCGGCCGGATTTTCCAGCATCCGCCAGTTCAATGAGACCGTTCGCCTGGTGTGCGACAGTACGCCGACGGCGTTGCGCAAACGCGCAGCCGCCCGGTTCGGGTCCGCCGCTACCTCGGCGGGGACGGTCTCGCTTCGGCTACCGGTGCGCACGCCATTCGCATATGAGGGTGTTTTTGGTCATCTGGCCGCCGGTGTGGTGCCGGGCTGCGAAGAGGTCCGTGATGGCGCGTATCGCCGCACGCTGCGGCTCTCGTGCGGCAACGGCGTCGTGAGCCTGACGCCGGCACCCGATCACGTGCGATGTGTGTTGACGCTCGACGACTTCAGGGACCTTGCGGCGGCCACCGCCCGGTGCCGACGGCTGCTCGACCTCGACGCCGATCCTGAAGCGGTGGTGGAGGCCCTCGGCGCCGACCCGGAGCTGGGCGCGGTGGTGTCCAAGGCACCCGGTCAACGTATCCCCCGCACGGTTGACGAGGCCGAACTCGCAATCCGCGCGGTCCTGGGCCAACAGGTATCTACCAAGGCGGCACGCACCCACGCCGGCAGACTGGTGGCCGCCTACGGAGATCCGGTGCAGGATGGCGCGGGCGCATTGACCCACACCTTCCCGTCCGTCGAGCAACTCGCCGAGATCGACCCCGCGCACCTGGCCGTCCCCAAAGCGCGACAACGGACGCTAAGTGCCCTCGTTGCCGGCCTTGCCGACGGAAGCGTCATCCTGGACGCCGGATGCGACTGGACACGCGCGCGCAGGCAATTATTGTCACTGCCCGGCGTCGGTCCCTGGACCGCCGAGGTGGTCGCCATGCGCGGGTTCGGTGACCCAGACGCCTTTCCGGCCAGCGACCTCGGCGTACAGCTGGCTGCCCAGCAACTGGGCCTGCCCAAGCAACAACGTGCCCTCACGGAACACAGCATCCGCTGGCGGCCCTGGCGTTCCTATGCCACCCAACATTTGTGGACCACGCTCGACCATCCGGTAAACCTATGGCCACCACAGGAGGTTGTCGCATGA
- a CDS encoding methylated-DNA--[protein]-cysteine S-methyltransferase, which translates to MINYRTIESPIGPLTLAGYGSVLTNLRMVDQTYEPSRNGWTPDRGAFAGAVDQLDAYFAGKLTEFDIQLDLRGTDFQQRVWKALLTIPYGETRCYGEIAEQIGAPGAARAVGLANGHNPIAIIVPCHRVIGASGKLTGYGGGLDRKQTLLELEKSRESASLTLFD; encoded by the coding sequence ATGATTAACTACCGCACCATCGAAAGTCCAATTGGACCGTTGACGCTGGCCGGATATGGCTCGGTGTTGACGAACCTGCGAATGGTCGACCAAACCTACGAGCCGAGCCGCAACGGCTGGACGCCCGATCGTGGGGCATTTGCTGGGGCCGTCGATCAACTCGATGCGTATTTCGCGGGCAAGCTCACCGAATTCGATATTCAGCTGGATCTGCGCGGGACAGACTTTCAGCAGCGGGTATGGAAGGCATTGCTGACAATCCCCTACGGAGAAACGCGGTGCTATGGCGAAATCGCCGAGCAGATCGGTGCGCCCGGTGCCGCGCGCGCCGTCGGCTTGGCGAATGGCCATAATCCCATCGCCATCATCGTGCCGTGTCATCGCGTTATTGGCGCCAGCGGGAAACTCACCGGATACGGCGGCGGGCTCGACCGGAAGCAAACTCTGCTGGAATTGGAGAAAAGCCGAGAATCGGCGAGCCTGACATTGTTTGATTGA
- the murA gene encoding UDP-N-acetylglucosamine 1-carboxyvinyltransferase has protein sequence MAERFVVTGGNRLSGEVAVGGAKNSVLKLMAAALLAEGTSTITNCPDILDVPLMAEVLRGLGATVELDGDVARITSPDEPKYDADFAAVRQFRASVCVLGPLVGRCKQARVALPGGDAIGSRPLDMHQAGLRQLGARCNIEHGCVVAQADTLRGAEIQLEFPSVGATENILMAAVVAEGVTTIHNAAREPDVVDLCTMLNQMGAQVEGAGSPTMTITGVPRLYPTEHRVIGDRIVAATWGIAAAMTRGDISVTGVDPAHLQLVLHKLHDAGATVTQTDDSFRVAQYERPKAVNVATLPFPGFPTDLQPMAIALASIADGTSMITENVFEARFRFVEEMIRLGADARTDGHHAVVRGLPQLSSAPVWCSDIRAGAGLVLAGLVADGDTEVHDVFHIDRGYPLFVENLVGLGGEIERVCL, from the coding sequence GTGGCAGAGCGTTTCGTCGTGACTGGTGGCAACCGGTTGTCAGGCGAAGTAGCTGTCGGGGGTGCCAAGAACAGCGTTCTCAAACTTATGGCCGCAGCGTTGTTGGCCGAGGGCACCAGCACCATCACTAACTGTCCCGACATCCTCGATGTGCCACTGATGGCGGAGGTACTGCGTGGGCTAGGCGCCACCGTCGAACTCGACGGCGACGTGGCCCGAATCACCTCGCCCGACGAGCCGAAGTACGACGCCGACTTCGCCGCGGTGCGCCAGTTCCGGGCCTCGGTTTGTGTGCTGGGGCCGCTGGTCGGGCGGTGCAAGCAGGCAAGGGTCGCGCTTCCGGGTGGCGACGCGATCGGATCCCGTCCGCTGGATATGCACCAGGCGGGCCTGCGGCAGTTGGGTGCACGCTGCAACATCGAGCATGGTTGCGTCGTGGCCCAGGCAGATACGTTGCGCGGTGCGGAGATTCAGTTGGAGTTCCCCTCGGTGGGAGCTACCGAGAACATCCTGATGGCCGCCGTCGTGGCCGAGGGTGTCACCACAATTCACAATGCGGCGCGCGAGCCCGACGTGGTTGACCTCTGCACGATGTTGAACCAGATGGGTGCGCAAGTCGAAGGTGCGGGTTCGCCGACGATGACCATCACCGGTGTCCCGCGACTGTATCCGACCGAGCACCGGGTGATCGGAGACCGCATCGTGGCCGCGACATGGGGCATCGCCGCCGCAATGACGCGCGGCGACATATCGGTGACGGGCGTCGATCCGGCGCATCTTCAGCTGGTGCTGCACAAGTTGCACGACGCGGGCGCCACCGTGACCCAGACGGACGACAGTTTCCGAGTGGCCCAGTACGAGCGCCCGAAAGCCGTCAATGTTGCGACATTGCCGTTCCCCGGTTTTCCGACCGATCTGCAGCCGATGGCCATCGCCTTGGCCTCGATCGCCGATGGCACCTCGATGATCACGGAGAACGTCTTCGAGGCGCGGTTTAGGTTCGTCGAAGAGATGATTCGGCTTGGCGCAGACGCCCGCACCGACGGCCACCACGCCGTGGTGCGGGGTCTCCCGCAATTGTCAAGCGCGCCGGTCTGGTGTTCCGACATCCGCGCCGGTGCTGGCCTGGTGCTGGCGGGATTGGTCGCCGACGGCGACACCGAGGTTCACGACGTCTTCCACATCGATCGGGGCTACCCGTTGTTCGTGGAGAACCTGGTTGGTTTGGGAGGCGAGATTGAGAGGGTATGCTTGTAG
- a CDS encoding cob(I)yrinic acid a,c-diamide adenosyltransferase, producing the protein MAVHLTRIYTRTGDDGTTGLSDFSRVSKNDSRLVAYADCDEANAAIGAAIALGSPDQQITEVLRQIQNDLFDAGADLSTPVVENPEHPPLRVTQPYIDRLEGWCDTYNESLPALNSFVLPGGSPLSAVLHVARTVVRRAERSAWAAVEAYPGGVSALPAKYLNRLSDLLFILSRVANPQGDVLWRPGGDRTASSRESP; encoded by the coding sequence ATGGCCGTACACTTGACCCGTATCTATACCCGTACCGGCGACGACGGAACCACCGGGTTGAGCGATTTCTCGCGGGTCTCGAAGAACGACTCTCGTCTGGTGGCGTATGCGGATTGCGACGAGGCGAACGCCGCAATCGGTGCGGCAATCGCGCTTGGCAGTCCCGACCAACAAATCACAGAGGTGTTGCGACAGATCCAGAATGACTTGTTCGACGCCGGTGCGGATTTATCGACGCCAGTGGTCGAGAATCCTGAGCATCCTCCGCTACGTGTCACCCAGCCCTACATCGACCGACTGGAGGGCTGGTGCGACACCTACAACGAGTCCCTTCCGGCGCTGAATTCCTTTGTGCTGCCGGGCGGTTCGCCGTTATCGGCGGTACTGCATGTTGCCCGCACCGTGGTACGCCGCGCCGAGAGGTCGGCCTGGGCCGCGGTCGAGGCTTACCCGGGCGGTGTCAGTGCGCTGCCGGCGAAGTATCTGAACCGGCTATCGGATCTGCTGTTCATTTTGTCGCGGGTGGCTAACCCGCAAGGAGACGTGTTGTGGCGACCGGGCGGCGACAGGACGGCGAGCAGTCGCGAAAGCCCCTGA
- a CDS encoding DUF2550 domain-containing protein, with translation MSAPMIGMAVLVVLLGTAVLALSYRLWKLRQGGTAGIMRDIPAVGGHGWRHGVIRYRGGEAAFYRLSSLRLWPDRRLSRRGLEIVARRAPRGDEFDIMTDEIVILELRDTTQDRRQGYELALDHSALTAFLSWVESRPSPRARRRSV, from the coding sequence ATGAGCGCGCCCATGATCGGCATGGCCGTGCTCGTAGTTCTGCTGGGCACGGCCGTCCTGGCATTGAGTTACCGGTTGTGGAAACTGCGCCAGGGCGGAACGGCGGGAATCATGAGGGACATTCCCGCTGTCGGCGGACACGGCTGGCGCCACGGAGTGATCCGCTACCGCGGCGGCGAAGCGGCGTTCTACCGTCTGTCCAGTCTGCGGTTGTGGCCAGATCGTCGGCTCAGCAGGCGGGGTTTGGAGATCGTGGCCCGGCGCGCGCCACGAGGCGACGAGTTCGACATCATGACCGACGAGATCGTGATACTCGAACTGCGCGACACCACCCAGGACCGTAGGCAGGGTTACGAGCTCGCGCTTGATCACAGCGCATTGACCGCGTTCTTGTCGTGGGTGGAGTCGCGTCCTTCACCGCGGGCTCGTCGCCGCAGCGTCTGA
- a CDS encoding F0F1 ATP synthase subunit epsilon, which translates to MAELNVEIVAVDRKIWSGEGTFLFTRTTVGEIGILPRHIPLVAQLVDDAMVRVEREGKADLRIAVDGGFLSVTEEGVSILAESAEFEKDIDESAAKRDSESDDPKIAARGRARLRAIGAID; encoded by the coding sequence ATGGCGGAATTGAACGTTGAAATCGTTGCTGTCGACCGCAAGATCTGGTCGGGCGAGGGCACCTTTCTCTTCACCCGCACCACCGTCGGCGAGATCGGCATCCTGCCGCGCCACATCCCGCTGGTTGCGCAACTGGTCGACGACGCCATGGTGCGAGTCGAGCGGGAAGGCAAAGCGGATCTGCGGATCGCGGTGGATGGTGGCTTCTTGTCGGTGACGGAAGAGGGCGTCAGCATTCTCGCCGAATCCGCCGAGTTCGAGAAGGACATCGACGAGAGCGCCGCGAAGCGGGATTCCGAGTCCGACGACCCGAAGATCGCCGCCAGGGGCCGCGCCAGACTGCGCGCTATCGGCGCGATCGACTAG